The nucleotide window aaacaaaatatagagTCCAAGGGTCAATGAAATTATTCCAAtgctatatataattatatataacacCTACAAAGGTTAGATGCCTGCTAATTAGTGGAAAATCAGTAATTATCCCTAATCAAAATTATTGGAGAAGTAAAGTTATGCTAATTGATTTGGATGATTCAAGGCTGTTTAGGCTTAAGTCAGTCGTCTCTAAAAAGTGGAAACGTGATGAATCCATCTTACCAAATTTatactaatttataaataagatgtgggtatttgtttatattaattaatcataattacctaatatcaataaaattaaccaCAATGTTATgtacaaataagtatacatttatatatgtcatcacgtgattaggtattattttatttttaattcaaaattaccaaatgcataatgacacatataagtgtatgcgtatttatgtatacaaaatagatacatataattttattatatgtcttAACTATTTTTGTactgatatatatatacacacacttaGGAGAGAAGTTTATAATAGAGTAAGTGGGTGGAAAAAGGAACTATTCACAAATACGCTTCTGTAATTTGAAGCAATGTTAGAGGTAAAATTTAAGCAAAATTTATACTAGGAATAATAGCAGTTCATGCTTTGGAACAAAGCTAATAGACAAGAGAAGCTTCAAAGCCAGAACCTTCTTCTTTCATACTCCATTTCATTGTGTAGAATAAGCACTTATTCATATACATGCTTCTGCTTTTGTTTTTCCCTTGATTCTTTCTCTCAACTTTATGTATCACACGTCTACATGCCtatgtgtttgtgttttctcttttcgtttttgtttttttatgtgtCACATGTCAAGAAATTTTGTCTTTCTTAAGTATGGTTGgaccctaaaatttaaattatgcttCAAATgtcaagtttgaaaactaatcaatctaattaagatttaaaaatcaataattaatagtagaaatcatattttattagcTACTTGTGCGATTTCTCTCTATTATAAAACGTTTTTTTCGAGAAACAATTATtgacaaaaatgataattcataCTTTAATTAACAGATAGACATCCTTTGATAAGAGAATGTGTTATATCGGTTGATACCTTATTCATATCATTTATCCTCTATAACAAGCAATGActttaaactttattaattgcaatcataatcttattttcaatgtaactacttcaaaagttatatttgaatttgtaaccGATAAAAGTGTAACCTCTTTCTTGAATCttgtaaatataaaagattGTTAGGATTGTTAAGGAAAAGAGAGGAGGTAAATGCCAAATATCTCACATATTTAAGATGAATTTCGTTTTATCCTAAGTTAGACAACTTGACCCTCAGAGGTCTCTCTCCATTAGGTAATCCCCTTTTGGATACTATTGTAATTTTGATGTTCACTCCATCAAAACTTTCTCCTAAAACTACTAATATCATAATCACGAATATAAATTTCCGAGtaaatcatcaaattttataCCATCGTGATAGatatcaaagtttattattGGATCCTTAACATTGACTACTATGTGTGTATACATTGAGTAATTATTCAGtatcataactatatatatatacataattagatttaaattacaatatattattttggtcCTATATATTTAATCCTACAATTAGTATGTTTAATCCTGACCAAGTTTACATTAAGATGTGATGAAtagaaaataacaatatatatactatctgatttttttttgtttggaaatGATCTTATCCTTAATAAATATTTGTACTTTGAGAAATGATAAGTGgaccataaataaataaataagatatgaTGGAATTTTGTAAAGGATGATATCACgtatatagttttaaatatataaataagtatatatttatatatattattatataattaagtattaatttttttaattcaaaattatttaattatataatgatatatattaaatatatatttatttatgtactcaaaatgagAATAACCTTTCAAATGAAATAGTATAGTCTTAGTTTATATTATGTCCCCTTTCAAATGTATATCTCAAATCAATCTTACATAACCTATACCTTCTTGgacttttatttatatcttttttaaagtACACAATTAGACAGTTGAATATCCAATTCAAAATGGCTCATTGCTCTATTAATAGAAGTAACATATcatctttataattttcttttttaaaattttttgtaaccAGCTCCAACCCACTAAAACAAAGgcacatatttattttactattaattttagtgcacataatattaaaaaaaaaaacaaatttccttCAATCCATGATGAACTTGGTAGTCAAATCGGATAtcatattatgtatcaaaaatctaattttttgtatcatatattatatatcatatggTATCGTATCTAatgatatatcttttaaaaaataaaatattaatacaataatataaaattataattgacacatcatcattttaaaaaatattacaaacatctctaaaattttaaaaatttttatatacacttttattatatcatcattttctttaaaaaaatgtatcgatttatatcaataatatgtatcgtaATTTAGGATACATatcatatttatgatatattcattatatcgtattaatttcaatatactttatgatatatatcatttttcaccTATATAAAtcgtattataagatatgtatTGTGTATAGTATGATACTAATAATTATGTgatgaataattatattagaataattaaagcttaattattttcttgtgattttatttttgttatgtgaAAGAGAACATAACAAAGGCcatttaaaaagacaaaaattggtTATCAtagtttgaaattttgtatcccaaatttaagatatttaatttgttgGAATTTTCTGAATGAAAATCACCccccacccaaaaaaaaaggtgaagaaTCTTTAAAAGATACATAAATATCAACAAGATTTGATATTCTCTAAAATCACCAAGCATctaaatcttgaaaaataagAAGGATTGGTAACCCATAAAGGAATCAAACCCTCAATTATAAAGgtataaaagaatatatgaaGAGAATTATAACAAGTTGAATTCCAAGTatccatatttaattttaatttatttttatagattttgGTTGGTAACATTATCAAGGGTTTGATCCACCAATTCCACCTAACATGAACCCTAATCACCaactatattaattaattattttacatgaTCTAATTGAATCAAATGAGATTTGAAACAAATCCCACTTATAATAATACTAATCTTGgtttaaactttttttcttttctactttAATCTCATTGATTATATGAAGTATTAGATTTGCAAATCAAAGTTGTAATtgttaaatagtattattatttaaaaagtgaTGATCATTACACCTACCATATGTGGTTTGACAGGTAAGGATTTAAGGATTAAGATTGTTCTTAATTCAAGACTAAATCTAAAGATTTGTTCATAAAGTTCCTTGTTAATTCATTCCTTTTTCAATTCTCTTCATATATGttggaaaatttttcaatagttttaaaGTATAGGCCAAGGGTGAGCATTTAATTGCTCACTTTTGATTGTTGGGTTGATGAaatgggtaatattttattattaaaaataaaagattattttgaaaataaattatttagaaaattatttggtataaattattattatgttggataaaatttgataaaaatttgtataaataattattatatttgatcaaaaataataaaaaatattaaaatattattttacttatatgtcattaggtataattattttaaaatattttttatgttagatgttatattaattgaaaatgaaattatttttttctcaaaaattaattagtgagaaaataattataataaaatcaagattaccttaataatattttaatgtttaaggtgaagatagtaatcaaattatctcttatattatctattatatcacCATtactaatagaaaattactaaaattttttattatttgtcaaaccaaacaaagtaatgtcagtaataaaagataaattattaaaataattttttaatacttgaaGTAAGCACCTCCTTAAACTTTAGTTTATACAGTTAAAACTTTCATATGTTGgcattaaaaattattacatatattaaaaagtaatgtTACATACAcctaatattaattatctaattcaatatatatattatgtgttattatataattgaacattatttatctttaatttaaaattatttaatcacatgatgacatatcatctgaatacttaattgaatacttaaaattaaatacatttaattttattgtatatataataatttggtcAAAGTAATATAAAACTCAAATACAACTTGGGAAATCGTCTATCTCAATACTTTAATCCCTTATTAAATTCCTCTAAAGCATAcaacttataaattatataaattagcCACGACATGACTTAGTTATGCCTAAAATTAATGATTGTTTAGCCTTAATCCCCAGAAAACAAATCATAATCCTCATATATTGactaaataatttaagaaaaaaaatattatatatatttttaggatgagtaaattacatttttccacccaaTGATTGACCCAAAACAGTTTTTCTTACATTGATGGATCGCTTTTTGAGTCTTTTTCACCTAATATCAAATTTCACTATTAGAAAAACTCACTAAAGAATCAGTCATTCGTTGCTAGCCCTGGTTGTAGTGTTGAGAGGTGGTCGTCggggaagaagaaaagagagagaaaaaaaaaggaattaaataagagaaaaaatgaaagagaaaaacaaagaaaggaaaaatgaattttttgaattttataattttactataatttttttttttggttaacacAAAGTGTAATCTATTTCATCAATGGATGGAAAATTGCTCTTATGTCAAAGCTTGAGGGGGAAACAATAATTTACTCTTTGCAGGACACAACCCTGAATTTGAGTGGCTTTATCTACCAAATTATTCGTACTTAGCCCATCAAAAGtcaatttattgtattttaatttagtcCACACTCATGCACgctaatttaaaattgaaaaattaaatatatatatatatatatataaaattcagaAACATGAATGAAACCAACCAGAAAATCAGGGCCaacctattttattatttattatgcatTAATAAATGgaagaataaaggaaaaataaataataaaattaataagaatggATAAGcaatatcttatatttttttagcaatAAAGATggttcttttaataaatattattttaaataccaATGATTAAGTGctcttttaattcaaaatcacaattTGTTTGATATCGATTCATCAATAAGATAAAGATGCTTTTTTTCATCCAACAAAATTAGTCCAATAAAAGAAGATGGTGAGAATGTCGGTCAATGATAGAAATAGTATTCAATCAtcgaagataaaaaaaaaatctaaaaaaaaaatacagcttttaaaagttttattataagaaaaaattattagttttttaaattaaaaaagaaaataatataaatttttaaggttttaggatttaatgataaaatgatgattttatctttatttctaataaaaattagtttatagattaatatttaaaattttaaaatatcataaatatattttttaaaataagctgaaatttgataaaaaataatttttatttatttttaatttaaaatcatatgatatcaaaattagtgtataattttatcgtaaattttataaataaacacATTTAAAGATGTAAAAAACCAAACGCAGGCTAAACACAGTAATAAGCCGTACGTTCAAATGGTCATCATAGGCTCTtataaaagagtaatactatgtgtacccaattttgatacataattcatgtacatagtgatgtgtcatcatacaattaggtgattttaaaatatgcgtcaccatatgataaagaaatatccaatcacatgatgatatatcatctatgtatataaattgtgtattaaaaatgagtacacataattttattgcttataaaatGGGAAGCACCATGGGAGAGCCGTACACCCAatcttattttgtcttttgtttGGCTCTATATATGCATCTTTTCTTTACTCCTTACACGTGTGattctttccttatttttttaaaaaattttttaattataaaaatttaaagcatAGAAAGAAATGCATCCAACTCATTCCACTTGAGGCCTCCATATGACCAGCATTAGCCTGGTTTAATCacaattgattattattattttaatttgtttaaattacattttttcctGTAAATATTTTCGGaaataatgttgaaaataaaattttcctccaaattgtagaaaataatgatgaaaatatatttttcatttaatctgAGGGACAACACCACCAAAGCACAACTTCTTGAAAGCAAAAATACGCGCTCATAACACAAACTATACAAGTAACAACAAAACCATAACGAACAAACTATATAACACAATCATCCACTCTCAAactcatctctctctttcttctttttcttcaaaacctctctctcctccttcttcttcttcttccaccaATGGACACTCCACCATCCCCACCACACCCGCAACCGATTTCTTTAAACCTCGACAACCTCAAAGCCCTCAAAATCCTCGGCAAAGGCGCCATGGGAACCGTCTTCCTAGTCCATGACACCACAACTGACCCTTCCGCTCGTTCTCCCTTCGCTCTAAAAGTGGCGGACAAGTCCTCTCTTCATACAAAGCACGACGCTGATCGTCGTGCCCGGTGGGAAATCCGGGTCCTCACCAGGCTTTCGCATCCATTTCTGCCCAAGCTGATAGGATCCTTCGAAACTGAGGATTTGCTCGCCTGGGCCGTTCCGTATTGCCCAGGTGGCGACCTTAACGTCCTCCGTTACCGGCAAAACGACCGCGTTTTCTCCCCCGCCGTTATTCGTTTTTACTTGTCGGAGATTATATGCGCGCTTGAGTATCTTCATAATATGGGGATTGCTTACAGAGATTTAAAGCCTGAAAATGTTTTAGTTCAAAAGTCGGGTCACGTGACACTCACGGACTTTGATCTCTCTCGCACCTTGGCCAAGAAAACCACCGCTTCAACGACCACCTTTGAGAAACGAAGCCATAAGGTCCCGGTTCTAGAGATTCCGAAGAAACATAGAAGAATGTTGACCCATTGGATCCAGGCTTTGCCCGACAACAACAACAGGCTGAAGAAGGCAAAATCGGCCCGCGTCAGCCCGGTTTCTCGGAAGAAACCCAGTTTCGACAACGGCGAACGGTCCAACTCGTTTGTGGGAACGGAAGAGTACGTGTCACCGGAGGTGGTGCGTGGCGATGGACACGAGTTCGCTGTTGATTGGTGGGCTCTGGGTATCTTGACGTACGAGATGTTGTATGGAACGACGCCGTTTAAGGGCAGGAACCGGAAGGAAACGTTTCGAAACGTTCTGATGAAGGCGCCGGAGTTCGTTGGGAAACGCACGGACTTAATGGATTTGATCCAACGGCTGTTGGAGAAGGATGCCACGAAGAGATTGGGATATCAACGGGGCGCGTGTGAGATCAAAGAGCACGTGTTCTTCAAAGGTGTGAGATGGGACCTACTAACGGACGTATTACGGCCGCCGTATATCCCGTCGAGCGATTTAACGGAGATTGTAACAAAAGGTAATGCAGGGATAGGGATAAGAGAATATTTTCAGAATTTGAGAGCTCCACCACCTTCAATGCCGCCGTCTCCGTTACCTTCGCCGACGCCAGATCCATGCCGGGGAATAACTTCTTTCTCAGAGTATTGACTGACCCACGTGTGGGATATGACACGTGTTAAGATAGTGTAGGTATTAATacttattttgtgtatataaaaaattaaaattaaaaaaataatggtagAACGTGCAAGACGGCGTTAGTGAATATTTAGTCTGATTATAAAAAGCTTCGAACGGTTAAGGCTcgtatttcatttttatacGGTTTTGTATCCGTTTCACCTTGCACACGCGCCTAAAATTGCGCGTGATGTTCACAAGCATGAATTCCCTCGCTAGAAAATGTGAGCATGCGCGTTTTGaagcaaaaattttatttaaatgcaaaGAACGTGAGagcatatttttatatttattttaaatatataaatagacatatatttatatttgttattatatatttaaatattttttatttttattttaaaattatctaattatataataatatatataagtatatattaatttatatatttaaaaaatatatatataattttattatttttagaaaaatgaatatatttaaagtaattaGTGAGGATTAAGTAGGGATTATATTAGATTAGATTAagattgataatattaattttcacaTTGGGGAAACTTAATGTgatgattattattaatttatgatataaaaaaaaaatattatcattggTGGGCtcaagaattttaaattaacatcaTTAATTAACTTTTCACTCCACTAGCCCAACTGCATAACCATCATCactaattatgtaattacattaattaaaacattgtAAATAAGAGTTTAGAAGAAGATGAAGGTGGACATGGCAAATATCAACGAGAAAGAAAGTGAAATACACATGATTACAAAGACAATAAGGTCTAAAATTACgcccaaaaaattaaacaaagcCACATGACTTTCATCTTTGCTGTCTAATAATCATAATCACAACTTTCTTATCAAAagctattatataatatcactaCTATCTTTGGGAATTAATCACCTACATTGTGGACTGGGGTAatccactattttattttacaattgCCCTAATCATCACCATCATCTTTAACCTATGAATGAGAATTAGATGATTTCTAAATCGTTTATCTTTGGGCAACCATGCGAAAATGTTGAGAAAACATGTCAAATGTTTTCCCTTATGTTAACttgataaaaacatttttcttttatcaagcTTCAATTGGTGTGGATGTTGAGATGTCACATACATagatatgaataatattttccataatCCATACAAAAGAGTCATATAAAATTAGCTATTTCGGACATCATATCAataattgaatatacaaatttatataattgaaatattttgaattaaagataaagtaaacaaaaaaattataatgacacatataagtgtatatctatttgtatactcaaaatgggtatatataatattgcccttatatcaaatatgaatatTGAAGCCCCCAAGACATAGCTTAAATGGTAAAAAAGGTATTCAAGCAAGAGAGTTCGAAACCCACtgataacatattaaaatcaaaccgttgatttatttaatatagttagTATACGGTCAATTATTATAGTTGGAATTTCATCTACTAATATGATCAATTCATTTCCAAAAAAGCAatcaattcaaacaagagtttctcctttaaaaaaaaaaaagaatactgAGATACTTAACATATTAACTATAATTGAAGAAAG belongs to Mangifera indica cultivar Alphonso chromosome 2, CATAS_Mindica_2.1, whole genome shotgun sequence and includes:
- the LOC123200448 gene encoding serine/threonine-protein kinase UCNL-like yields the protein MDTPPSPPHPQPISLNLDNLKALKILGKGAMGTVFLVHDTTTDPSARSPFALKVADKSSLHTKHDADRRARWEIRVLTRLSHPFLPKLIGSFETEDLLAWAVPYCPGGDLNVLRYRQNDRVFSPAVIRFYLSEIICALEYLHNMGIAYRDLKPENVLVQKSGHVTLTDFDLSRTLAKKTTASTTTFEKRSHKVPVLEIPKKHRRMLTHWIQALPDNNNRLKKAKSARVSPVSRKKPSFDNGERSNSFVGTEEYVSPEVVRGDGHEFAVDWWALGILTYEMLYGTTPFKGRNRKETFRNVLMKAPEFVGKRTDLMDLIQRLLEKDATKRLGYQRGACEIKEHVFFKGVRWDLLTDVLRPPYIPSSDLTEIVTKGNAGIGIREYFQNLRAPPPSMPPSPLPSPTPDPCRGITSFSEY